In Pedobacter sp. W3I1, one DNA window encodes the following:
- a CDS encoding SRPBCC domain-containing protein — protein MKDFKKYTYIPAPPEEVYLALTKETSIKLWTGADVEFEEVPGTEFSFWDGDITGKNIEFVYGKQIVQQWYFGEENEPSIVTIKLHEDKKGTSLEFKQTNIPDEDYKDFTDGIQEYFLAGLVDFFDE, from the coding sequence ATGAAAGACTTTAAAAAATACACCTACATCCCTGCCCCACCAGAAGAAGTTTATTTAGCCCTTACCAAAGAAACCAGTATAAAGTTATGGACTGGTGCCGACGTTGAATTTGAAGAAGTACCAGGAACAGAGTTTTCTTTCTGGGACGGTGATATTACAGGTAAAAACATTGAGTTTGTTTACGGTAAACAGATTGTTCAACAATGGTATTTTGGAGAAGAAAACGAACCTTCTATTGTAACCATAAAACTTCACGAAGATAAAAAAGGAACTTCACTGGAATTTAAACAAACCAATATCCCTGATGAAGATTATAAAGATTTTACAGATGGGATCCAGGAATATTTCTTGGCGGGTTTAGTAGATTTCTTTGACGAATAA
- the lysA gene encoding diaminopimelate decarboxylase — MFADKDISKFNNIETPFYYYDTDLLQKTLHTCADAAAPYQFHIHYALKANFNTVLLNQIKEIGFGADCVSAGEVRRAVEVGFDNKKIVFAGVGKSDKEINEALDLDIFCFNVESIQELEVLNELAGKKGKTAQVAIRINPNVDAHTHHNITTGLDENKFGINSWDLPECADTLKASPNLRFIGIHFHIGSQITNLDVYKNLCVRVNEFAAWFEDKGFNLQVLNVGGGLGIDYHNPDHQIPDFKSYFKIFSEFLTVKPGQEVHFELGRALVGQSASLITRVLYIKNGKKKNFVVLDAGMTELMRPALYQAYHKIENLSQSEVRSPKSEVIKYDIVGPICESTDCFGKEVEQPESFRGDIFAIRSAGAYGEVMASKYNLRDAIRSVYSYEI; from the coding sequence ATGTTCGCCGATAAAGATATATCAAAGTTTAACAATATTGAAACGCCTTTTTACTACTACGATACCGATTTGCTGCAAAAAACCTTGCACACTTGTGCAGATGCGGCAGCTCCATATCAATTCCATATTCATTATGCCCTAAAAGCAAATTTCAATACTGTGCTGCTTAACCAGATCAAAGAGATTGGTTTTGGTGCAGATTGTGTAAGTGCAGGTGAGGTAAGAAGAGCAGTTGAAGTTGGCTTTGACAATAAAAAAATTGTATTTGCCGGAGTAGGTAAATCTGATAAAGAAATTAATGAGGCCCTTGATCTTGATATTTTCTGCTTTAATGTAGAATCTATTCAGGAATTAGAAGTTTTAAATGAACTTGCCGGCAAGAAGGGTAAAACCGCTCAGGTGGCGATCCGAATCAACCCGAATGTTGATGCGCATACACACCACAACATTACCACAGGTTTGGATGAAAATAAATTCGGAATCAATTCCTGGGATTTACCGGAATGTGCTGATACTTTAAAAGCTTCTCCAAACCTTAGATTTATCGGAATCCATTTTCATATTGGTTCACAGATTACCAATCTGGATGTATATAAAAACCTCTGCGTTCGTGTAAACGAATTTGCAGCATGGTTTGAAGATAAAGGATTTAACCTTCAGGTATTAAACGTTGGGGGTGGTTTAGGTATCGATTATCATAATCCTGATCATCAGATTCCCGATTTCAAATCTTACTTTAAAATTTTCAGTGAGTTCTTAACGGTTAAGCCTGGTCAGGAAGTACATTTTGAGCTGGGAAGAGCTTTAGTTGGTCAATCAGCATCATTAATTACCAGAGTATTATACATCAAAAACGGAAAGAAGAAAAACTTTGTGGTTTTAGATGCAGGCATGACTGAATTGATGCGTCCGGCATTGTACCAAGCGTATCACAAGATCGAGAATCTTAGTCAGTCCGAAGTCCGAAGTCCGAAGTCCGAAGTCATAAAATACGATATTGTAGGGCCAATCTGTGAGAGTACCGATTGTTTTGGTAAAGAAGTAGAGCAACCTGAATCGTTCAGGGGCGATATTTTTGCCATCCGTAGTGCCGGGGCCTATGGAGAGGTGATGGCTTCAAAGTATAACTTAAGGGATGCAATAAGATCTGTTTATAGTTACGAGATATAA
- a CDS encoding aspartate kinase — MKILKFGGTSVGSPERMTKLLDIVNPNEEQIVVLSAVSGTTNSLVEIANYFLAGDKKKGSDCVENLYQKYKTFVVELLPADEFQEQGNEVIDYHFGFLAGLANDIFTSIEEKVVLAQGELLSTTLYHIYLKSIGVPSVLLPALDFMKTDEDNEPDIPFTTKHLTPLLAQHKDNKLFITQGYICRNSFGEVDNLRRGGSDYTASLLGAAILAEEVQIWTDIDGMHNNDPRIVKGTKPIAQLSFDEAAELAYFGAKILHPQSVFPAQKYKIPVRLLNTMEPSAAGTLITHDSEKGKIKSIAAKDGITAIRIQSSRMLLAYGFLRRVFEVFERYKTPIDMITTSEVAVSLTIDETAHLPQIIEELESFGTVEVDTNHSIVCVVGDFGSEKHGFASRVLEGLKHIPIRMISYGGSNYNVSLLILSEYKTEALRSLHNRLFE, encoded by the coding sequence ATGAAAATATTAAAATTTGGGGGTACCTCTGTAGGTAGTCCTGAGCGCATGACAAAGTTGTTGGATATCGTTAATCCAAATGAAGAACAGATTGTAGTTTTATCAGCCGTGTCTGGTACAACAAATAGTTTAGTAGAAATTGCAAATTATTTTTTAGCTGGAGATAAGAAGAAGGGAAGCGATTGTGTTGAAAATCTATATCAGAAATATAAAACTTTTGTTGTTGAATTGTTGCCTGCTGACGAGTTTCAGGAGCAGGGAAATGAAGTGATCGATTATCACTTTGGTTTCTTAGCTGGCTTAGCGAACGATATTTTCACTTCAATCGAAGAGAAGGTGGTACTGGCACAAGGTGAGCTATTATCTACGACTTTATACCATATTTATTTAAAATCGATCGGGGTGCCATCCGTATTGTTACCTGCTTTAGATTTCATGAAAACGGATGAAGATAACGAACCTGATATTCCTTTCACTACAAAACATTTAACGCCGCTTTTAGCGCAGCATAAAGACAATAAATTATTCATTACGCAAGGATATATCTGCCGCAATAGTTTCGGTGAAGTAGATAACCTGCGCCGTGGTGGAAGTGATTATACCGCATCATTATTGGGTGCTGCAATTCTGGCTGAAGAAGTTCAAATCTGGACAGATATCGACGGCATGCACAACAACGATCCGCGTATTGTTAAAGGAACCAAGCCAATTGCACAGTTATCATTTGATGAAGCAGCTGAGCTGGCTTATTTTGGCGCAAAGATTTTGCATCCTCAATCAGTTTTCCCAGCACAGAAATATAAAATTCCGGTTCGTTTGTTAAACACAATGGAACCTTCTGCAGCGGGTACTTTGATTACCCACGATAGTGAAAAAGGAAAAATTAAATCGATAGCTGCGAAAGATGGCATTACGGCAATCCGTATCCAATCGAGCCGGATGTTATTGGCTTATGGTTTCTTACGCAGGGTTTTTGAAGTTTTTGAGCGTTACAAAACACCGATCGATATGATTACCACTTCGGAAGTTGCCGTATCGTTAACGATTGATGAGACAGCCCATTTACCACAGATTATTGAAGAACTGGAAAGTTTCGGAACCGTTGAGGTTGATACCAACCACAGTATTGTTTGTGTAGTTGGCGATTTTGGTTCAGAAAAACATGGTTTTGCAAGCAGGGTTTTAGAAGGCTTAAAACATATCCCGATCCGCATGATTTCTTACGGAGGAAGTAACTATAATGTTTCGCTCCTAATCTTAAGCGAATATAAAACCGAAGCTTTAAGAAGCCTGCACAATAGATTATTCGAATAA
- a CDS encoding phospho-sugar mutase gives MQAIDQSTQATINQWLSGNYDENTKAEIQALVDKDATTELTDAFYRSLEFGTGGLRGIMGAGSNRINKYTIGTATQGLANYLNNKYPNEKIKVAIAHDSRNNSDYFAKITADVFSANGIHVYFFSALRPTPELSFAVRHFGCKSGVMLTASHNPKEYNGYKAYGADGGQFTSPDDKFVIDEVNKIKSIDEVKFDRVEANIELIGEDVDKLYLDGIAALSISPEAIKRQHDLKIVYSPIHGTGITLVPKALAQFGFTNVTLVEEQSTPDGNFPTVVYPNPEEKDALTLAMNKAKKIDADLVLATDPDADRVGIAVKDNNGEWVLLNGNQTGSLLINYLLSAWQDSGKLDGNQFIVKTIVTSNLIEEIAKKKNVTYYNTLTGFKYIGQLMTELEGKKYFIGGGEESYGYLIGDLVRDKDAVVSAAFISEMTAYYKDKGASLYNALLDMYVEYGLYKEDLVSLTKKGKSGAEEIKAMMVKFRENPPATLGGSKVSVLKDYELSQETDLASGKVSKLDYPTSDVLQFITEDGSIVSARPSGTEPKIKFYCSVNAPLADRKDFDKVNAQLGEKIKAVMADLQA, from the coding sequence ATGCAGGCAATTGACCAATCAACGCAAGCCACAATTAATCAGTGGTTAAGTGGAAATTACGATGAAAATACCAAGGCAGAAATTCAGGCCCTTGTAGATAAAGATGCAACTACCGAATTAACGGATGCATTTTATAGAAGTTTAGAGTTTGGAACAGGTGGTTTACGTGGCATTATGGGTGCAGGTTCTAACCGCATCAACAAGTACACTATTGGAACTGCTACACAGGGATTAGCCAATTACCTAAACAACAAATATCCGAACGAGAAAATCAAAGTGGCCATTGCGCATGATAGCCGCAACAATTCTGATTACTTTGCTAAAATCACAGCAGATGTTTTCTCGGCAAACGGAATCCATGTTTATTTCTTCTCTGCATTAAGACCAACACCGGAACTTTCTTTCGCTGTACGCCATTTTGGTTGCAAAAGTGGTGTAATGTTAACCGCATCGCATAACCCTAAAGAATATAACGGTTATAAAGCTTACGGTGCTGACGGTGGCCAGTTTACTTCTCCCGATGATAAATTTGTGATTGATGAAGTAAATAAGATTAAAAGTATCGACGAAGTTAAATTTGACCGTGTTGAGGCCAACATCGAACTGATTGGAGAAGACGTAGACAAACTTTATTTAGATGGAATTGCTGCACTCTCCATCTCACCAGAAGCGATTAAAAGACAGCATGATTTAAAAATTGTGTACTCGCCTATCCACGGAACTGGAATTACTTTGGTTCCGAAAGCTTTGGCACAGTTTGGTTTTACTAACGTAACCCTGGTTGAAGAACAAAGTACACCAGATGGAAATTTCCCAACGGTAGTGTATCCTAACCCAGAGGAAAAAGATGCGCTGACTTTGGCAATGAACAAAGCAAAGAAAATTGATGCTGATTTAGTGTTGGCAACTGATCCTGATGCTGACCGTGTGGGTATTGCCGTAAAAGATAACAATGGCGAATGGGTACTACTTAACGGTAACCAAACGGGTAGTTTGTTGATTAACTATTTATTATCGGCCTGGCAAGATAGTGGTAAATTAGATGGTAACCAGTTTATTGTAAAAACCATTGTAACCTCTAATTTAATCGAAGAGATTGCCAAAAAGAAAAATGTAACCTATTACAATACCTTAACAGGTTTTAAATACATCGGTCAGTTAATGACAGAGTTAGAAGGTAAAAAATACTTTATTGGCGGTGGTGAAGAAAGTTACGGCTACTTAATCGGCGATTTAGTACGCGATAAAGATGCAGTAGTTTCTGCAGCTTTTATTTCTGAAATGACGGCCTACTACAAAGACAAAGGTGCAAGTTTATACAATGCATTATTGGATATGTATGTAGAATATGGCCTTTACAAAGAAGATCTGGTTTCGTTGACCAAAAAAGGCAAATCAGGTGCCGAAGAAATCAAAGCCATGATGGTTAAATTCAGAGAAAACCCTCCTGCGACATTGGGTGGATCGAAGGTTTCGGTATTGAAGGATTACGAATTGAGTCAGGAAACTGATTTAGCAAGCGGAAAAGTAAGCAAACTGGATTATCCAACTTCGGATGTTTTACAGTTTATTACTGAGGATGGCAGTATTGTTTCTGCACGTCCGAGTGGGACAGAACCCAAAATTAAATTCTATTGCAGTGTTAATGCACCTTTAGCTGATAGAAAAGATTTTGACAAGGTTAATGCACAACTTGGTGAAAAAATCAAAGCGGTAATGGCCGATTTACAGGCATAG